TTTATTTTAAACCGCAGCGGTAATTATTTAATAGCTATACTAAACGCTTTGTTTCAACTTTTCAGCTTCGGATTGTTCCGGTGCCTTTCGGAATCTCTTTTGGCCTTGCGTTCGAGATTATCGACAAGCGCTTCTTCGAGATTCACGCCGCACTGATTGGCCAGGCAAACCAGCACAAACAACACGTCGGCCATTTCTTTTTTGAGTCCATCCGGATCTTCGCCTTCTTTATAGGATTGTTCGCCAAACTGGCGCGACATGTGCCGGGCCAGCTCTCCGACTTCTTCCATCAATATAGCCGTATTTGTAAGTTCGCTGAAATACCGCACCCCATGCCGCTTTATCCAGGCATCCACTTTTTCCTGAAGCTCTTCGATGGTCATACTTCTTTGTTTTTTGAATCCATTATGATGGTCACCGGTCCGTCGTTAACCAGACTTATTTTCATGTGGGTTCCGAATGAGCCGGTGGAAACTGGTTTTTGAATAGTCTTTTCCAGTTTCTGAATAAATTTTTCAATCGTAATTTCAGCTCTCAGAGGCTCCATAGCTGCTATATAGGATGGGCGATTGCCTTTGC
The window above is part of the Bacteroidetes bacterium GWF2_43_63 genome. Proteins encoded here:
- a CDS encoding pyrophosphatase, translated to MTIEELQEKVDAWIKRHGVRYFSELTNTAILMEEVGELARHMSRQFGEQSYKEGEDPDGLKKEMADVLFVLVCLANQCGVNLEEALVDNLERKAKRDSERHRNNPKLKS